One genomic window of Cygnus olor isolate bCygOlo1 chromosome 3, bCygOlo1.pri.v2, whole genome shotgun sequence includes the following:
- the SLC30A1 gene encoding zinc transporter 1 has product MAAAAAAASGPRRGRWWWQNRRARLLCMLALTFLFFVVEVVVSRVTASLAMLSDSFHMLSDVMALVVALVAVRFAQRTRATKKNTFGWVRAEVMGALVNAVFLTALCFTILLEAIERFTEPHEIQQPLVVIAVGVAGLVVNLLGLCLFNHHGVGGHGHAHGHGHSHGGGRHPRLGGGTKPEQPPGDGEAALHREETSTLVENCSSSNGVSQEKLGDMKDDTTDLQVNGNAGHYPLDVEEVEEDSSAQLNMRGVFLHVFGDALGSVIVVVNALLFYGLWNPCPKDGPCVNPCVNNHCMENATLAPTLGRANKSEQESVTVAGPCWLLYLDPVLCLIMVCILLYTTYPLLRESALILLQTVPKQIDVHSLNSKLRTLEGVEAVHELHIWQLAGSRIIGTAHIKCPDPSTYMMVAKRIKEIFHDEGIHATTIQPEFASVGSESGRGKCEFPCRTQCALKQCCGTVEDSTGKKTEKSSSLSISCSEVVIEFPHNKTRRTKSESVPSVKLEANTDQNEQFESSL; this is encoded by the exons atggcggcggcggcggcggcggcgtcgGGGCCGCGTCGCGGGCGGTGGTGGTGGCAGAACCGGCGCGCGCGGCTGCTGTGCATGCTGGCGctcaccttcctcttcttcgtggtggaggtggtggtgagCCGGGTGACGGCGTCGCTGGCCATGCTGTCCGACTCGTTCCACATGCTGTCCGACGTCATGGCCCTGGTCGTGGCGCTGGTGGCCGTGCGCTTCGCCCAGCGCACCCGCGCCACCAAGAAGAACACCTTCGGCTGGGTGCGCGCCGAGGTGATGGGCGCGCTGGTCAACGCCGTCTTCCTCACCGCCCTCTGCTTCACCATCCTGCTGGAGGCCATCGAGCGCTTCACCGAGCCCCACGAGATCCAGCAGCCGCTGGTGGTCATCGCCGTGGGGGTGGCGGGGCTCGTCGTCAACCTACTGGGGCTCTGCCTCTTCAACCACCACGGCGTCGGGGGACACGGCCATGCCCACGGCCACGGCCACTCGCACGGCGGTGGCCGGCACCCCCGGCTCGGCGGCGGAACCAAGCccgagcagcccccgggggACGGGGAGGCCGCGCTGCACCGGGAGGAGACCAGCACCTTGGTGGagaactgcagcagctccaACGGGGTCAGCCAGGAGAAGCTGG GTGATATGAAAGACGACACGACTGACCTACAAGTGAATGGGAATGCTGGCCATTATCCTCTGGACGTAGAGGAGGTTGAAGAAGACTCTAGTGCGCAGCTTAACATGCGTGGagtatttctgcatgtttttggaGATGCCTTAGGTTCGGTAATTGTGGTAGTGAATGCCTTGCTCTTCTATGGCTTGTGGAATCCGTGCCCCAAAGATGGGCCCTGCGTTAATCCATGCGTCAATAACCACTGCATGGAGAATGCTACTTTAGCCCCAACACTTGGCAGAGCCAACAAGTCTGAGCAAGAGAGCGTTACGGTGGCAGGTCCATGCTGGTTGCTATACTTAGATCCTGTCCTTTGTTTGATTATGGTTTGTATACTCCTTTACACAACCTACCCGTTACTTAGGGAGTCGGCCCTTATACTTCTGCAGACTGTTCCCAAGCAAATAGATGTTCATTCTTTGAACTCAAAATTACGCACCCTTGAAGGAGTCGAAGCAGTCCATGAATTACACATTTGGCAGCTAGCGGGGAGTCGGATCATTGGCACTGCTCACATCAAGTGTCCCGACCCTTCCACGTACATGATGGTGGCAAAGCGCATAAAGGAGATCTTTCACGACGAAGGGATTCATGCGACTACCATTCAGCCTGAGTTTGCCAGCGTTGGCTCTGAATCAGGGAGAGGGAAATGCGAGTTTCCTTGCAGAACTCAGTGTGCTTTGAAGCAGTGCTGTGGAACAGTAGAAGATAGTActggaaagaagacagaaaaatcttctTCGCTTAGTATTTCTTGCTCAGAGGTTGTCATTGAATTTCCGCataacaaaaccagaaggacTAAATCGGAGAGCGTTCCTTCAGTTAAGCTAGAGGCAAACACTGATCAAAATGAGCAGTTTGAATCGTCGTTGTAA